One Qiania dongpingensis genomic window carries:
- a CDS encoding type II secretion system F family protein: protein MKGLGLTGIFAYLFYRSKAAFIFMIPLALYMADRMEKRDKEKRKQKQSSQFRDGILALSASLRAGHSAENAFRDAVSELSLLYGKEERMTKEFERVTLRTEMNVPLEQAVEEMASRCGIQDIQNFAEVFASARRSGGELEKMIQETVQTISGRLEVCEEIYTMLRGRQYEQRVMKAVPILLLIYMDATSPGFFSILYDTGFGKLIMTGCFVLYLAAWIVAERISDIKV from the coding sequence GTGAAGGGACTTGGATTGACCGGTATTTTTGCCTATCTGTTCTACAGAAGCAAGGCTGCTTTTATATTCATGATACCCCTGGCCCTTTATATGGCAGACCGGATGGAAAAACGTGATAAAGAAAAAAGGAAACAGAAACAGAGCAGTCAGTTCCGGGACGGCATTTTAGCGTTGTCAGCCTCATTGAGAGCCGGACATTCTGCAGAAAATGCGTTTCGGGACGCGGTGTCAGAGCTTTCCTTGCTGTATGGGAAAGAAGAAAGAATGACAAAAGAGTTTGAAAGGGTGACCCTGCGGACGGAGATGAATGTACCTTTGGAACAGGCAGTGGAGGAGATGGCATCTCGCTGCGGAATCCAGGATATTCAAAACTTCGCGGAGGTATTTGCCTCTGCCAGGCGGTCTGGAGGAGAACTGGAAAAAATGATTCAGGAGACAGTTCAGACCATAAGCGGGAGACTGGAGGTTTGTGAAGAGATTTATACGATGCTGAGAGGCAGACAATATGAACAGAGGGTAATGAAAGCAGTGCCTATTCTGCTGCTCATCTATATGGATGCAACTTCTCCGGGTTTCTTTTCTATCCTGTATGATACAGGGTTTGGGAAGCTGATCATGACAGGGTGCTTTGTCCTTTATCTGGCCGCTTGGATAGTGGCGGAAAGGATTTCCGATATCAAAGTCTGA
- a CDS encoding CpaF family protein — MKSGSQAGQAAEQRQKTELREGSQEESLGEDTEQQLRKRLLDRLERAGQVEDSHLLGLIDEEIVMESRRNKIPLDRRIPLRASLFNSLRRLDVLQEFLEDETVTEIMVNGADCIFLERQGVLLESDKKFSSREKLEDVIQQIVSRVNRTVNEANPIVDARLEDGSRVNVVLRSAALNGPAVTIRKFGKKCFSLDHLVSAGTITQEAADFLKACVRDRKNIFVSGGTGSGKTTLLNALSAWIPSGERIITIEDSAELQIQNVKNLVRLEARRASGEGEKEITIRDLIKTALRMRPDRIIVGEVRDGACLDMLQAMNTGHDGSLSTGHGRSAMDMMARLETMAMMGGDLPLAAIREQIASAIDIMVHLIRSRDGSRKVKTILEVNEYEQGKGEYRFNVLYERKSPEGELVSTGSELCGKSGKKD; from the coding sequence ATGAAGAGTGGATCACAAGCAGGACAGGCGGCAGAGCAGAGACAAAAAACAGAGCTAAGGGAAGGAAGCCAGGAAGAATCACTGGGAGAGGATACGGAGCAGCAGCTGCGTAAACGTCTGCTGGACCGTCTGGAGAGAGCGGGACAGGTGGAAGACAGCCATCTTTTGGGGCTTATTGACGAGGAAATCGTCATGGAGAGCAGAAGAAATAAGATTCCGCTGGATCGGAGGATTCCGCTGCGTGCAAGCTTATTTAACAGCTTGAGACGGCTGGATGTGCTCCAAGAGTTTCTGGAGGATGAGACCGTTACAGAAATCATGGTAAACGGAGCGGACTGCATTTTTTTGGAGCGGCAGGGAGTGCTGCTGGAAAGTGATAAGAAATTTTCTTCCCGGGAAAAGCTGGAAGATGTCATACAGCAGATTGTATCCCGGGTCAACCGGACCGTCAATGAGGCCAATCCCATAGTGGATGCCCGACTGGAAGACGGCTCCCGGGTCAATGTCGTACTGCGGTCTGCCGCACTTAACGGTCCGGCGGTGACGATTCGGAAATTTGGAAAGAAATGCTTCTCGCTGGATCATTTAGTGTCGGCAGGGACGATAACGCAGGAGGCGGCAGACTTTTTAAAGGCCTGTGTCCGGGACAGAAAAAACATATTTGTTTCAGGAGGCACGGGCAGCGGGAAGACTACGCTTTTAAACGCCCTTTCTGCTTGGATTCCAAGCGGCGAACGAATAATCACCATAGAGGATTCGGCGGAGCTGCAGATTCAAAACGTGAAGAATCTGGTCCGGCTGGAAGCCAGAAGAGCCAGCGGGGAAGGGGAGAAGGAAATCACCATCCGGGATCTGATAAAGACGGCATTGAGGATGCGTCCGGATCGTATCATTGTGGGTGAGGTTCGGGACGGCGCCTGCCTGGACATGCTCCAAGCTATGAACACCGGGCATGATGGATCGCTTTCCACAGGCCATGGGCGTTCTGCCATGGATATGATGGCCAGGCTGGAGACCATGGCTATGATGGGAGGTGATCTGCCGCTTGCGGCCATACGGGAACAGATTGCTTCTGCCATTGATATCATGGTCCATCTCATACGCAGTCGTGACGGAAGCCGGAAGGTGAAGACTATTTTGGAGGTGAATGAATATGAACAGGGGAAAGGAGAATATCGTTTCAACGTCCTCTATGAACGTAAAAGTCCAGAGGGGGAACTGGTTTCCACCGGCAGTGAGCTATGCGGAAAATCGGGAAAAAAAGATTAA
- a CDS encoding P-loop NTPase family protein, with product MEERRRRFGIYDREAEYTRRLGSYLRRRCGDMLEIKIFTRLETLESCLGDEMLDMALVGKEAAELCRNCRGLWFAVLTEEGGENGFSDDGTNIPQINKYQSAEQIWKQILKLEGGLFWEGERDQGYGNTVSFLGICSPVHGCGKTSLGLIMSRILAERKKVLFLTLDEFSSLPFLVGEERQEEAELSELFYYYSQKELTGARIQAAAGRWGQAEYIFPVKIPEDLYQDNMPYKTGFFLELAERGGYELAVLDLGEHAYGKEHLMRLCSRLFVPGRESPMDEMRINMFLEWLKKRGAGEHAVRCLIPAGPEDIRKYSLIKAFHGQMGSYVRELLDRYGYGQGVEG from the coding sequence ATGGAGGAGCGCCGCAGGAGATTTGGAATTTACGACAGAGAAGCGGAGTACACAAGAAGACTCGGCAGTTATTTACGCAGACGCTGCGGGGATATGCTGGAGATTAAAATTTTTACCAGATTGGAGACGCTTGAAAGCTGTCTTGGAGACGAAATGCTTGACATGGCCTTGGTGGGGAAGGAAGCGGCAGAGCTGTGCCGGAACTGCAGGGGCCTATGGTTTGCCGTATTGACGGAGGAAGGAGGCGAAAATGGTTTTTCAGATGATGGAACAAACATTCCGCAGATAAACAAGTATCAATCGGCAGAACAGATCTGGAAACAGATCCTGAAATTGGAGGGAGGCCTGTTTTGGGAGGGGGAACGTGACCAGGGATATGGAAATACGGTTTCCTTCCTGGGCATCTGTTCGCCGGTACATGGTTGTGGAAAGACCTCCTTGGGACTGATCATGAGCCGGATTCTGGCAGAACGGAAAAAGGTGCTGTTCCTTACGTTGGATGAATTTTCAAGCCTGCCTTTTCTGGTTGGAGAGGAAAGACAGGAAGAGGCAGAGCTGTCAGAGCTTTTTTATTATTACAGCCAAAAAGAACTGACAGGCGCCAGAATCCAGGCCGCCGCCGGCCGATGGGGACAGGCGGAATATATCTTCCCGGTCAAGATTCCGGAGGATCTGTACCAGGATAACATGCCATATAAAACCGGATTTTTTCTGGAGCTGGCAGAACGGGGAGGGTATGAGCTGGCCGTATTGGATCTGGGGGAACATGCTTATGGAAAGGAACATTTGATGAGACTATGCAGCCGGCTGTTTGTCCCGGGGCGTGAATCGCCGATGGATGAGATGAGGATCAATATGTTTCTGGAATGGCTTAAGAAGAGAGGAGCGGGAGAGCATGCGGTCCGATGCCTGATTCCGGCTGGACCTGAAGATATCAGGAAATATAGTCTCATAAAAGCTTTTCATGGTCAGATGGGAAGCTATGTCAGGGAGCTGCTTGACAGATATGGGTATGGCCAGGGGGTGGAGGGATGA
- a CDS encoding Flp1 family type IVb pilin, whose protein sequence is MKRIRQAEYDLEPRDFWNEETAIGVVEIILILVVLISLVLIFKKQLTSLVKSIFSEVNDKAKNVY, encoded by the coding sequence ATGAAGAGAATCCGGCAGGCAGAATATGACCTGGAACCCAGAGATTTTTGGAATGAAGAAACAGCGATTGGAGTGGTGGAGATCATATTAATCTTGGTCGTGCTTATCTCTCTTGTGTTAATCTTTAAAAAGCAGCTGACTTCATTGGTAAAAAGTATTTTTTCTGAAGTGAATGACAAGGCGAAAAATGTGTACTAA
- a CDS encoding type II secretion system F family protein encodes MGKISLFIVDRYRLLRKSCGKPAVPAKRIRRCRQLHPASDPERYLREQDGRQISQIGLLIMAGFLLYVGAAMIKKPPEPVYDLTRPEGGKGPAVYQMEVQDGRGVRLPVEITVEETVYTEQEMERKFKEAYEEVCETMLGENDSLEQIKTALTLPEKALNGLIEADWTSETRELLDDWGQIVRPQDEIPESGEEGKYRLALSYGELVSEYDVFLMVYPMEKTEEEKFLEGLKAEIRQKMEAARSDENVELPIAYGGETLEWYTQESGEKRYIVMFFPAAAVILLILGKKQRQKEKLRAREREMLLDYPELVSKFTVLVQAGMTARNVWERMVREYEGKTEKGQKPRYAYEEMRITWNQMKNGVYESAAYEEFGRRCGLHSYLKFGALLEQNLRQGTVGLAARLKKEAEEAFEDRKNVARRLGEEAETKMMLPMFMMLFVVLTVIMVPAFLSF; translated from the coding sequence GTGGGGAAGATAAGTCTCTTTATTGTGGACAGATATCGTTTACTTAGAAAAAGCTGTGGAAAACCGGCAGTTCCGGCGAAACGTATCCGCAGATGCCGCCAGCTTCATCCGGCTTCCGACCCAGAAAGATATCTCAGGGAGCAGGACGGCAGGCAGATATCACAGATTGGGCTTCTCATAATGGCTGGATTTCTTTTGTATGTGGGAGCGGCTATGATCAAAAAACCGCCTGAGCCAGTATATGACCTTACAAGGCCGGAAGGAGGGAAGGGGCCGGCAGTTTACCAGATGGAGGTACAGGATGGAAGGGGGGTGCGCCTTCCGGTGGAAATCACAGTGGAAGAAACGGTCTACACAGAACAGGAGATGGAAAGGAAGTTTAAAGAAGCTTATGAGGAGGTCTGCGAGACCATGCTGGGAGAGAATGACTCTTTGGAACAGATAAAAACTGCATTGACATTACCGGAAAAGGCGCTGAATGGGCTGATCGAGGCAGACTGGACCTCAGAGACACGGGAGCTCTTGGATGACTGGGGCCAGATTGTGAGGCCACAGGATGAAATACCAGAATCAGGAGAAGAGGGAAAATACCGGCTGGCCCTCTCATACGGGGAGCTGGTCAGTGAGTATGACGTTTTTCTGATGGTGTATCCCATGGAAAAGACGGAGGAGGAAAAATTTCTAGAAGGACTGAAAGCAGAAATCAGGCAGAAGATGGAGGCGGCCAGAAGTGACGAGAATGTGGAACTTCCCATTGCGTATGGGGGAGAAACGCTTGAATGGTACACACAGGAGAGCGGAGAAAAAAGGTATATCGTCATGTTTTTTCCTGCGGCAGCTGTAATACTTTTGATTTTGGGAAAAAAGCAGAGACAGAAAGAAAAGCTTCGCGCCAGGGAAAGGGAAATGCTTTTGGATTACCCAGAACTGGTTTCCAAATTTACGGTACTGGTACAGGCTGGCATGACGGCAAGAAATGTCTGGGAAAGGATGGTAAGGGAATACGAAGGAAAAACGGAAAAAGGACAGAAGCCCCGCTATGCGTACGAAGAAATGAGGATTACCTGGAACCAGATGAAAAATGGGGTTTATGAAAGTGCTGCCTATGAAGAATTTGGGAGGAGGTGTGGTCTGCATTCTTACTTAAAGTTTGGAGCTTTGCTGGAGCAGAATCTGCGCCAGGGTACGGTAGGGTTGGCGGCAAGGCTGAAAAAGGAAGCGGAGGAGGCCTTTGAGGACAGAAAGAATGTGGCCAGAAGGCTGGGAGAGGAAGCGGAAACAAAGATGATGCTTCCGATGTTTATGATGTTGTTTGTGGTATTGACCGTGATTATGGTACCTGCGTTTTTATCATTTTAA
- a CDS encoding DUF6382 domain-containing protein codes for MEVFYKREHGHNYIMFQAESEQAGTAAVSCGGEKREHWDSQIEMVRRNRIPGLAQLSMRWEDNKVYYGYDITGMQPVSRVMDIRDLSGDEIKEFLQQLADVILRLEQFLLDRDDLVLEPEYIYMRLEGPRYYFFICPGQEGEYGEHMKRLSQYLLEKADGEDAESAGLVFRLYRLCASGEAEPETLTACLNEGRLRHQGENTEEREGYGRREDTERGEAEWEEQIDDMGSGEKEDKKRYPAGIRGILHKIFRRTPDGLETMWDELEPNNRRFSNGTGGERTQGFTEERPTEVLYVEEDSMLSPTLCCQESQEVVSLTHFPFLVGTQENWAHYNPGFHGVSRLHLKLEKKNGMYWIMDLNSTNGTKLNGSPLLPNEEKQIRHGDHIWIAGLTYEFMEFDRKEKSC; via the coding sequence GTGGAAGTGTTTTACAAAAGGGAACATGGCCATAATTATATTATGTTTCAGGCGGAATCAGAACAGGCAGGAACTGCAGCGGTATCCTGCGGAGGTGAGAAACGAGAGCATTGGGATTCTCAAATTGAGATGGTCAGGAGAAATAGAATTCCTGGTTTGGCACAGCTGAGTATGCGATGGGAAGACAACAAGGTGTATTATGGGTACGATATTACAGGAATGCAGCCTGTCTCCAGGGTGATGGATATCCGGGATCTCTCAGGAGATGAAATAAAAGAATTTCTGCAGCAGCTGGCAGATGTGATCTTAAGGCTGGAACAATTCCTGCTCGACCGGGATGACCTCGTTTTGGAACCAGAATATATTTATATGCGGCTGGAAGGGCCGCGGTATTATTTCTTTATTTGTCCGGGACAAGAAGGAGAGTATGGAGAACATATGAAGCGGTTGTCCCAATATCTGCTGGAAAAGGCAGATGGTGAGGACGCAGAGTCAGCAGGGCTGGTTTTCCGGTTGTATCGTTTGTGCGCCTCGGGAGAAGCAGAACCGGAAACACTGACAGCTTGTCTGAATGAGGGGAGACTCAGACATCAGGGGGAAAATACCGAGGAAAGAGAAGGATATGGCCGGCGGGAGGATACAGAGAGAGGAGAAGCGGAATGGGAAGAGCAGATTGATGATATGGGGTCAGGAGAAAAGGAGGATAAAAAAAGATACCCTGCGGGTATCAGAGGCATTTTACACAAAATCTTCCGGCGGACTCCGGATGGGCTGGAGACTATGTGGGATGAACTGGAACCGAATAATAGGCGATTTTCAAACGGAACCGGAGGAGAGCGGACACAAGGCTTTACGGAAGAACGCCCCACGGAGGTATTATATGTGGAGGAAGATTCAATGCTGTCACCGACCCTGTGCTGTCAGGAAAGTCAGGAGGTGGTCTCGCTGACACATTTTCCGTTTTTGGTAGGGACACAGGAGAACTGGGCTCATTATAATCCTGGATTTCATGGCGTCAGCCGGCTGCATCTAAAGCTGGAGAAGAAAAACGGAATGTACTGGATAATGGATCTGAATTCTACAAATGGAACGAAATTGAACGGCAGTCCGCTTTTACCCAATGAAGAAAAGCAGATACGCCATGGTGACCATATCTGGATCGCAGGGCTTACATATGAATTCATGGAGTTTGACAGAAAAGAAAAATCATGTTAA
- a CDS encoding sensor histidine kinase, translating into MNDEKEDLYRPPAGSMEQLIRENNNLKAENRRLNQKLIELEEDTQASLSAISHELRNSLTLLVGSVQLMEQDYPDVASTRYWSSIHSDLSHMQAFLQDLSSFKSLKALVPHRRLCDLTAFLRDVYHNCQTWFDGIHRRLILSCPKTHSILYADTAKLYQAITNLIKNGLEALGHEGTVSLCLREATEDETRLLGTETTVIEVKDTGVGLSAKQQEAIFQPFFTDKANGTGLGLPIARNIVESHGGRLCISSCPGKGSVFTILLPSLPNAVK; encoded by the coding sequence ATGAATGATGAAAAAGAAGACTTATATCGGCCTCCAGCCGGCAGCATGGAACAGCTGATCAGAGAAAATAATAATCTGAAGGCTGAAAATCGTCGGCTGAATCAAAAGTTAATAGAGTTAGAGGAAGATACACAGGCATCTCTCTCCGCTATTTCCCACGAATTACGAAATTCGCTTACCCTGTTGGTCGGCTCCGTACAGCTCATGGAACAAGATTATCCCGATGTCGCCTCCACGCGGTATTGGAGCAGTATACATTCCGACCTGTCCCATATGCAGGCGTTTCTACAAGATCTATCATCATTTAAATCCCTTAAAGCACTTGTACCTCACCGCCGGCTATGTGATCTGACCGCCTTTTTGCGAGATGTCTACCATAATTGCCAAACATGGTTTGACGGAATCCATAGGCGGTTGATTTTATCATGTCCGAAAACTCATTCAATCCTATATGCCGATACAGCCAAGCTGTATCAGGCTATCACCAACCTCATTAAAAACGGACTGGAGGCTTTGGGACACGAAGGGACGGTCTCTCTTTGTCTGCGGGAAGCTACCGAAGATGAAACCCGGCTCCTCGGCACAGAAACTACCGTCATTGAAGTAAAGGATACCGGCGTGGGACTTTCCGCAAAGCAGCAAGAAGCCATCTTTCAGCCTTTTTTCACTGATAAGGCCAACGGGACTGGTCTCGGCCTGCCCATAGCTCGAAACATCGTGGAGTCTCATGGCGGCAGGCTTTGTATAAGCTCATGCCCCGGCAAAGGGTCCGTCTTTACGATCCTCCTGCCAAGCCTTCCAAATGCTGTTAAATAA
- a CDS encoding TadE/TadG family type IV pilus assembly protein, giving the protein MNGGKWLISRKIEGGYTVEAAFLLPLGFALILLVVSYSFIFRDKVTICAGVHEAAEREAFQKTGNNQKETKYLETLSCPDIPIQISRGETMVTVKCGGKSQFLSRLIQSLFFLREPYLEKREEIGLLYGEQVIRDMNF; this is encoded by the coding sequence ATGAACGGTGGTAAATGGCTGATCAGCCGGAAGATAGAAGGGGGATATACGGTGGAGGCGGCATTTTTGCTCCCTTTGGGGTTTGCGCTGATACTCCTGGTGGTATCCTATAGTTTTATTTTCCGTGATAAGGTTACGATATGCGCCGGAGTGCACGAGGCGGCGGAACGGGAGGCATTTCAAAAGACAGGAAACAATCAGAAAGAAACAAAGTATCTGGAAACCCTGTCGTGTCCGGATATTCCAATCCAGATCAGTAGAGGAGAGACGATGGTCACGGTTAAATGCGGCGGAAAAAGCCAGTTTTTGTCACGGCTCATCCAATCCCTTTTCTTTCTCAGAGAGCCGTATCTCGAGAAACGGGAGGAAATCGGATTGCTATATGGGGAACAGGTAATCAGAGACATGAACTTTTAA
- a CDS encoding rhomboid family intramembrane serine protease, with protein MNHTDISRQRRLPYATITIAAANVIYFFYLLFIGALGTTSGMVDKGALLVVKGTYIGGWSQLFTSMFMHFDIQHIGGNLLIMVIIGAMLEERLGRVRFLFSYFVSGLAGNAATILWYCMLGKTVVSAGASGAVFGLVGTLFCLIFRNRGSVPGFSRSRMLIMIFLIIYSGYNSAGINTVAHVAGFLAGTLCGLLFNSIWKAWQEDRKDGPFAGA; from the coding sequence ATGAATCATACAGATATTTCCAGACAGAGGAGACTTCCATATGCCACGATCACGATAGCTGCAGCCAATGTGATATATTTTTTTTATCTTCTGTTTATCGGGGCATTGGGAACGACGTCCGGGATGGTGGACAAGGGAGCGCTGCTTGTGGTGAAGGGAACTTATATCGGAGGCTGGAGCCAGTTGTTCACATCTATGTTTATGCACTTTGATATTCAGCATATCGGCGGGAATCTGCTGATCATGGTGATTATTGGGGCGATGTTGGAAGAAAGGCTGGGAAGAGTCCGGTTTTTGTTCTCCTATTTTGTCAGCGGCCTGGCCGGAAATGCCGCTACGATTCTTTGGTACTGCATGCTGGGGAAGACAGTTGTGTCAGCCGGAGCGTCCGGCGCGGTCTTCGGTCTGGTCGGGACCTTGTTCTGTCTGATCTTCCGGAACCGGGGATCTGTTCCCGGTTTCAGCAGGAGCCGTATGCTGATTATGATTTTTCTGATTATTTACAGCGGATACAATAGCGCAGGAATCAACACAGTTGCCCATGTTGCCGGTTTTCTGGCAGGGACGCTCTGCGGCCTGTTATTTAACAGCATTTGGAAGGCTTGGCAGGAGGATCGTAAAGACGGACCCTTTGCCGGGGCATGA
- a CDS encoding DUF5702 domain-containing protein has product MCTKKWMRKWEHRGYQGSLTVFFALILTVLIAIVITSLESARYSALSYFTAQAQESALESVFAGFYRPLWEKYHMFFVADGPGLISTMEDYLSYYENPGKGVVKNGTNLYGFRSEESRAVEIVTVMDDGGAPFFEEISEDMKKHGAGNILSALTGKDKLAEEAETVSSYMEQLSEYGTAVTEIEESFALMDEQGKKLKEQYDALNEALQLKEWPETVGSEITDKAVSCAAEALRISGQEYEKIMTFTEQLKKGVELERTRMLEEQEKISETAYEIMEEGLRDLTEYTEEEGSRRKAADSLKELLEKQAGGLINIEPWENGEITDAFSEAVKQGKEALKDLSYDKGQNGKREESSLLKAVKDWKDQGILALVLDGTVTVSEAHLKESVYPSKLSSFEEQSEGGAVEAAFKKGTAALYMTEHFGTFRETEEDSVLSYEMEYIVGKYDNDKENLTAAVEKLIGLRSGMNFMYLLQDREKSLEAEALAAALVGFTGVYPLIRLTAKLLLAAWALAEAVNDVRRLIKGDEVPLIKNSSDWNLSLTGAGESLRAEGQIVQNRTQEERTRGQQDFWTYEKYLQLLFLLGKTERQGFRAMDLMEANLRQKDSGFFMENCVYHISVETTFQAEARFTQIPFMKRGGASAGKYRFRKLAAYGYQNPRSAGEE; this is encoded by the coding sequence ATGTGTACTAAAAAATGGATGAGAAAATGGGAGCATAGAGGGTACCAAGGAAGCCTGACCGTGTTTTTTGCCCTTATCCTGACAGTTTTGATTGCCATAGTCATAACCTCACTGGAATCGGCCCGATATTCTGCCCTTTCCTATTTCACCGCTCAGGCGCAGGAGTCAGCCCTGGAATCTGTCTTTGCCGGATTTTACCGGCCTTTATGGGAAAAATATCATATGTTTTTTGTGGCGGATGGCCCCGGTCTTATTTCTACGATGGAAGACTATCTTTCCTACTATGAAAATCCGGGAAAAGGCGTTGTAAAAAACGGAACGAATTTGTACGGATTTCGCTCTGAGGAATCGCGGGCCGTGGAGATCGTAACAGTGATGGACGACGGCGGAGCCCCTTTTTTTGAGGAGATCAGCGAGGATATGAAAAAGCATGGCGCCGGAAATATTTTATCTGCATTGACTGGAAAAGACAAGTTGGCAGAGGAAGCAGAAACAGTTTCATCCTACATGGAACAACTGTCCGAATATGGAACGGCCGTCACCGAAATTGAAGAGAGCTTTGCTCTCATGGATGAGCAGGGAAAAAAACTGAAAGAACAATATGATGCTTTGAATGAGGCCTTGCAGCTTAAAGAATGGCCGGAGACCGTGGGGAGTGAGATAACTGACAAGGCCGTATCCTGTGCAGCAGAAGCTTTGAGAATATCCGGTCAGGAATATGAAAAGATCATGACATTTACAGAGCAGCTGAAAAAGGGCGTGGAGCTGGAGAGGACCCGGATGCTGGAGGAACAGGAAAAGATCAGTGAGACAGCGTATGAGATCATGGAAGAGGGGCTTAGGGATCTGACGGAGTACACGGAAGAGGAAGGAAGCAGAAGAAAGGCTGCCGATTCTCTGAAAGAGCTGTTAGAAAAACAGGCCGGCGGGCTTATAAATATCGAGCCTTGGGAAAACGGAGAGATTACAGATGCGTTTTCAGAGGCGGTGAAACAAGGGAAGGAGGCCTTGAAAGATCTGTCTTATGATAAAGGACAGAACGGAAAAAGAGAGGAAAGTTCCCTTTTAAAAGCGGTAAAAGATTGGAAAGACCAGGGAATCCTTGCCCTTGTTCTGGATGGTACAGTAACGGTTTCAGAGGCGCATTTGAAAGAAAGCGTCTATCCTTCTAAGCTGAGCAGCTTCGAAGAGCAATCTGAGGGCGGTGCTGTGGAGGCAGCGTTCAAGAAGGGGACGGCGGCTCTGTATATGACAGAGCATTTCGGGACCTTTAGAGAGACAGAGGAGGACTCTGTGCTGTCCTACGAAATGGAATATATCGTCGGCAAATACGACAATGACAAAGAGAACCTCACGGCGGCAGTGGAAAAACTGATAGGACTGAGGTCGGGGATGAACTTCATGTATCTTTTACAGGATAGAGAAAAAAGCCTGGAGGCTGAGGCTCTGGCTGCAGCGCTGGTCGGCTTTACCGGAGTCTATCCGCTGATTCGGCTGACAGCGAAACTTTTGCTCGCGGCATGGGCCCTGGCAGAGGCGGTAAATGATGTAAGGAGGCTGATAAAAGGTGATGAGGTCCCGCTTATAAAAAACAGTTCGGACTGGAACCTGTCTTTGACCGGCGCCGGAGAGAGCCTGAGAGCGGAAGGGCAGATAGTCCAGAACCGCACACAAGAGGAGAGGACCAGAGGACAGCAGGATTTTTGGACCTATGAGAAATATCTTCAGCTTTTGTTCTTGCTGGGGAAAACAGAAAGACAGGGTTTTCGCGCCATGGATTTAATGGAAGCGAACCTCAGACAGAAGGATTCCGGATTTTTTATGGAAAACTGTGTTTATCATATATCGGTCGAAACTACGTTTCAGGCGGAGGCCAGGTTTACTCAGATTCCGTTTATGAAAAGAGGCGGCGCTTCGGCCGGAAAATACAGATTCCGAAAACTGGCAGCATACGGGTATCAAAACCCTAGGTCTGCTGGGGAAGAATGA
- a CDS encoding prepilin peptidase, which produces MKWLLLVVCGLAALSDIIERRIPNLWLMTWFLTGMLLSGTVWPDFCSPEALFCQIPFLGRIAARAGSEAGILCYLFRAAAVLLTLHPLWKLRVIGAGDVKLCCIMGAWMGISEFAGCFFCSLISGGIMALLHMVRHHIILQRFSYFLAWFRQCISKKQWIVYLKPEEADKRNTIPFSAALLLGYILWMMIFR; this is translated from the coding sequence GTGAAGTGGCTGCTTTTGGTAGTCTGCGGTCTGGCGGCGCTGTCGGATATTATAGAACGCCGTATACCAAATTTATGGCTGATGACCTGGTTCCTGACCGGGATGCTTCTTTCTGGGACAGTATGGCCTGATTTTTGCTCTCCGGAGGCATTATTTTGTCAAATACCTTTTTTAGGCAGGATAGCTGCCCGGGCAGGCTCAGAAGCTGGAATCCTGTGTTATTTGTTCCGTGCTGCTGCGGTGCTTCTGACGCTTCATCCCTTGTGGAAACTTCGTGTGATAGGAGCGGGAGACGTTAAGCTATGCTGTATCATGGGAGCCTGGATGGGAATATCGGAATTTGCCGGATGTTTCTTTTGCAGCCTGATCTCAGGAGGAATCATGGCGCTCCTGCACATGGTCCGGCATCACATCATTCTTCAAAGATTTTCTTATTTTCTAGCCTGGTTCAGGCAATGTATTTCCAAAAAACAATGGATTGTTTATCTTAAACCGGAGGAAGCGGATAAAAGAAACACCATACCGTTTTCAGCCGCTCTTTTGCTGGGCTATATTCTGTGGATGATGATTTTCCGGTGA
- a CDS encoding HIT family protein, translating into MKDENCVFCKIANGEIFTATLYEDDLFRVILDLGPASRGHALILPKNHFADVCALDQETSSKVLALAAKIGTAMKKSLNCAGFNLVQNNGQAAGQTVFHFHLHIIPRYEGGPRMVSWEPQSPSQEELAQLAECIKKEL; encoded by the coding sequence ATGAAAGACGAAAATTGTGTTTTTTGCAAGATTGCTAATGGAGAGATTTTTACGGCGACTCTGTACGAGGACGATTTGTTCCGCGTGATACTGGATCTGGGACCGGCATCCAGAGGACATGCGCTGATCCTGCCGAAAAATCATTTTGCGGATGTCTGTGCACTGGATCAGGAGACATCTTCCAAGGTGCTGGCCCTGGCTGCGAAGATAGGGACTGCCATGAAGAAAAGCCTAAACTGCGCTGGCTTTAATTTAGTTCAGAATAATGGCCAGGCCGCCGGCCAGACTGTATTCCATTTCCATCTTCACATTATACCCCGCTATGAAGGCGGCCCCCGTATGGTCAGCTGGGAACCTCAGAGCCCTTCTCAGGAAGAACTGGCCCAATTGGCGGAGTGTATTAAAAAGGAATTGTGA